Proteins from one Erysipelothrix larvae genomic window:
- a CDS encoding F0F1 ATP synthase subunit delta, whose product MQVHEIYAHAFYQLMVDDPVHYYREFRTIARILHAVPQITSTLMFNPNRIEEIADLLFFEVSEIVKRMIYILLEDGMLDQIDQIQQSMRNLLVDDGFWITCIIETSEPMSKGYYEKIKTKVDVIYHGEIEYEIQVNPFLKSGIRLFINDTVLDFSLGGRFQKLVEEVSNG is encoded by the coding sequence ATGCAAGTTCATGAGATCTACGCACATGCTTTTTACCAGTTAATGGTTGATGACCCGGTTCATTACTATAGGGAGTTTCGAACTATTGCTAGAATTTTACACGCCGTTCCACAAATTACGAGCACCTTGATGTTTAATCCAAATAGAATTGAAGAAATCGCTGATTTGCTCTTCTTTGAAGTTTCTGAAATCGTTAAAAGAATGATATATATTCTTTTAGAGGATGGAATGCTGGATCAAATAGATCAAATCCAACAATCGATGCGAAACCTATTAGTTGATGATGGCTTCTGGATAACATGTATTATTGAAACATCGGAGCCAATGTCTAAGGGATACTACGAGAAAATAAAAACGAAGGTTGATGTTATATATCATGGAGAAATTGAGTATGAAATTCAGGTGAATCCATTCTTGAAGTCTGGGATTAGATTATTTATAAATGACACTGTTCTAGATTTTAGTCTTGGTGGTAGGTTTCAGAAGTTGGTTGAGGAGGTATCTAATGGATAA
- the atpA gene encoding F0F1 ATP synthase subunit alpha, whose product MDKRSEQIIETIKNRVEGLNWEVEDQDIGLVHSVGDGIAFVKGLKDVLSGELLKFDSGLMGLAMNLENDQVGVVLLGNDAEIREKDKVYRTKHVVDTPVGDALIGRVVNALGIAIDGLDDIEDKVFKPIEVQAPKVMARQSVKEPLLTGWKIIDAMIPIGKGQRELIIGDRQTGKTSIAMNAILNQKGLGLTCVYVAIGQKASTIARVVEQFRISGALEYTTVVASPADDMASLQYIAPYTGCTIAEHWMNQGKDVLIVYDDLSKHAVAYRTISLLLRRPSGREAFPGDVFYLHSRLLERSAKLNDKHGGGSMTALPIIETQAGDISAYIPTNVISITDGQLFLNLDAFNSGIRPAVDSGLSVSRVGSAAQTQAMKHVSSSLKLELANYQDLLSFAQFSTDVDESTRRVLEHGSRLTELLKQDVNKPLSQDLIILSLFMNKYGFLDRLEVFEILPYESFMHDEMKRKYDDLIQEIKLEYQLGPSLISKITDAMEDIYTLYRGMYYET is encoded by the coding sequence ATGGATAAACGAAGTGAGCAAATTATTGAAACAATTAAAAATCGAGTTGAAGGTTTAAATTGGGAAGTCGAAGATCAAGATATAGGTTTAGTCCATAGCGTAGGGGATGGAATCGCATTTGTTAAAGGACTAAAGGATGTATTATCTGGTGAGTTACTCAAGTTTGATTCAGGTCTCATGGGTTTGGCGATGAACCTAGAAAATGATCAAGTGGGTGTAGTTTTATTAGGAAATGATGCTGAGATACGAGAAAAAGATAAGGTTTACCGAACGAAGCATGTTGTGGACACTCCGGTAGGAGATGCATTAATTGGTCGAGTGGTGAATGCACTGGGTATCGCAATTGATGGTCTAGATGATATTGAAGATAAAGTGTTCAAACCGATAGAAGTACAAGCCCCAAAAGTCATGGCAAGACAAAGTGTCAAAGAACCCTTACTTACGGGCTGGAAGATTATTGATGCAATGATTCCAATCGGAAAAGGTCAACGGGAATTGATTATTGGTGATCGTCAAACTGGCAAGACCAGTATCGCAATGAATGCGATTCTCAATCAAAAAGGGTTGGGGTTGACATGTGTTTATGTAGCAATTGGTCAAAAAGCATCAACGATAGCGCGTGTCGTTGAACAATTTAGAATAAGTGGTGCGCTGGAATACACTACAGTTGTCGCAAGTCCAGCTGATGATATGGCATCATTGCAATATATTGCCCCTTATACAGGATGCACAATCGCAGAACACTGGATGAATCAAGGAAAAGATGTATTAATCGTATATGATGATTTGTCAAAACACGCAGTTGCATATCGCACGATATCTTTACTCTTAAGACGTCCATCGGGGCGTGAAGCATTTCCTGGGGATGTCTTCTACTTACATTCACGATTACTTGAGCGCTCAGCTAAATTGAATGACAAACACGGGGGTGGGTCAATGACCGCGCTGCCAATTATTGAAACACAAGCAGGAGACATTAGTGCATATATACCAACTAATGTAATATCGATTACCGATGGACAATTGTTCCTAAATCTCGATGCGTTCAATTCTGGAATAAGACCAGCCGTAGACAGTGGATTATCAGTTTCTCGTGTTGGATCTGCTGCACAAACACAGGCGATGAAGCATGTTTCATCTTCGTTAAAACTCGAACTTGCAAATTACCAAGACTTATTATCGTTTGCACAGTTTAGTACAGATGTGGATGAAAGTACGCGAAGAGTTCTAGAACATGGTAGTAGACTTACAGAACTTCTTAAACAAGATGTCAATAAACCACTATCACAAGACTTAATAATTTTGAGTTTGTTTATGAATAAGTATGGTTTTCTTGATCGTTTGGAGGTTTTTGAAATATTGCCTTATGAATCTTTCATGCATGATGAAATGAAACGCAAATACGATGACTTGATTCAAGAAATAAAATTGGAGTACCAACTCGGACCATCACTTATTTCGAAAATTACGGATGCAATGGAGGATATTTATACCTTGTATCGAGGGATGTATTATGAAACGTAG
- the atpC gene encoding ATP synthase F1 subunit epsilon — MFKLELITFSGKRETFSAKSIILPTSDGNRTVLDKHMDVVIEVKSGKLKVRTEESQIVFFVSEGIFNYKDRAGTLLVDAFEHADDIDFQRAHQAHIRATKLLQESEDTFELKKAEQALKRAVGRLNLK; from the coding sequence ATGTTTAAGCTTGAATTAATCACATTTAGTGGAAAACGAGAAACATTCAGCGCAAAGTCAATTATTTTACCTACTTCTGATGGAAACAGGACAGTGTTAGACAAACATATGGATGTAGTCATTGAGGTTAAATCAGGCAAACTTAAAGTGAGAACAGAAGAAAGTCAGATTGTTTTTTTTGTTTCTGAAGGCATTTTTAACTACAAGGATAGAGCTGGAACACTTCTTGTAGATGCTTTTGAACATGCTGATGATATCGATTTTCAAAGAGCTCATCAAGCGCATATTCGGGCAACAAAACTATTGCAAGAAAGTGAAGATACATTCGAGCTAAAAAAAGCTGAACAGGCACTTAAGCGCGCAGTAGGTAGATTAAATTTGAAATAA
- the atpD gene encoding F0F1 ATP synthase subunit beta → MTRGRICQIIGSVVDVQFKDRFQLPKLYHALCVDNYGVILEVAQHIGNDCVRCIAMNPTDGLKRGLSVTDTKAPISVPVGDKTLGRIFNVLGEAIDDEPWNPENVEKHPIHRSAPEFTEQKATTSILETGVKVIDLLCPYPEGGKIGLFGGAGVGKTVLMQELIHNIAIEHGGLSVVAGVGERTREGNDLYHEMAAADVLGKTVLVYGQMNEPPGARMRVALSALTMAEYFRDQKKQEVLLFIDNIFRFTQAGSEVSALLERRPSAVGYQPTLANEMGQLQERITSTKSGSITSVQAVYVPADDLTDPAASIAFTHLDARTVLDRGIAALGIYPAVDPLESSSSLLSADIVGKEHVHVAQHVKRILQKYKELQDIIAILGMDELSDEDKLVVSRARKIRNFLSQPFSVAETFSGIKGVYISREETVYSFNAILQGEVDHIPETYFLFKAGIDDVIRSFQEESNV, encoded by the coding sequence ATGACAAGAGGAAGAATATGTCAAATAATCGGGTCGGTTGTTGATGTCCAATTTAAAGACCGATTTCAATTACCAAAGCTTTATCACGCTCTTTGCGTGGATAATTATGGTGTAATCTTGGAAGTTGCACAACATATAGGTAATGATTGTGTACGGTGCATTGCAATGAACCCGACAGATGGATTAAAGCGTGGTTTGAGTGTTACAGACACAAAGGCACCGATTTCAGTTCCCGTAGGTGATAAAACACTTGGACGTATCTTTAATGTATTAGGAGAAGCAATTGATGATGAACCATGGAATCCAGAAAATGTTGAAAAACACCCGATTCATCGAAGTGCTCCAGAATTCACTGAGCAAAAAGCAACAACATCAATCCTAGAAACAGGTGTTAAAGTTATTGATCTATTATGTCCATATCCTGAAGGCGGTAAAATAGGTTTATTTGGAGGAGCGGGTGTTGGAAAAACTGTGCTGATGCAAGAGTTGATACACAATATTGCAATTGAACATGGTGGTCTTTCAGTAGTAGCAGGTGTTGGTGAGAGAACACGTGAAGGAAATGACCTATATCATGAGATGGCTGCAGCTGATGTTTTAGGTAAAACTGTTTTAGTTTATGGGCAAATGAATGAGCCACCTGGTGCACGAATGCGTGTCGCACTGTCAGCGCTCACCATGGCGGAATACTTCAGAGACCAAAAAAAGCAAGAAGTGCTATTGTTTATTGATAATATTTTTCGATTTACACAAGCAGGATCCGAAGTATCTGCGCTATTAGAAAGAAGACCATCAGCAGTTGGATATCAACCTACCTTAGCAAATGAAATGGGACAACTGCAAGAGCGAATTACTTCAACAAAGTCTGGTTCAATCACATCAGTACAAGCTGTATATGTGCCTGCAGACGATTTAACTGATCCTGCTGCATCCATTGCATTTACCCACCTTGATGCACGGACGGTCCTTGATCGTGGCATTGCAGCGTTAGGAATCTATCCAGCAGTTGACCCACTTGAATCAAGTAGTTCATTACTATCTGCTGATATCGTTGGAAAAGAACATGTGCATGTAGCACAACATGTTAAAAGAATTCTGCAAAAGTACAAAGAGTTGCAAGATATAATCGCGATATTAGGAATGGATGAGCTAAGCGATGAAGACAAGCTTGTTGTAAGTCGCGCACGTAAAATTCGCAATTTCTTATCTCAACCATTCAGTGTTGCTGAAACTTTCTCTGGAATAAAAGGGGTGTATATAAGTAGAGAAGAGACTGTTTATAGTTTCAATGCTATTTTACAAGGGGAAGTCGATCATATTCCTGAAACATACTTTTTATTCAAAGCGGGGATCGATGATGTAATTCGTTCATTTCAAGAGGAATCTAATGTTTAA
- a CDS encoding ATP synthase F0 subunit B, which produces MFDIAQQLFPNLMTILVQLCATGVIYVLYKKYLHLPVLKIMDKKAESFQAEYRDIEIMKQEQEQLFQQFNRERELQKQQLVDQKEKLLEEIDVLRQQRILEIKEESEHILNQAAISIAQERNEMLDDLEKHIIEVSTMLVEKVLEGYTFNESEILISLEKELENYHASS; this is translated from the coding sequence GTGTTTGATATTGCACAGCAACTCTTTCCAAATTTGATGACAATCTTAGTTCAACTTTGTGCAACAGGAGTTATTTATGTTTTATACAAAAAATATTTACATCTGCCTGTCTTAAAAATCATGGATAAAAAAGCTGAATCATTTCAAGCGGAATACCGTGATATCGAGATAATGAAACAAGAACAAGAACAGCTATTTCAACAATTTAACCGTGAAAGAGAACTGCAAAAACAGCAACTTGTCGATCAAAAAGAAAAGCTACTTGAAGAAATTGATGTGTTGCGACAACAAAGGATCCTTGAAATAAAGGAAGAATCGGAACATATTTTAAATCAAGCAGCAATAAGTATCGCTCAAGAACGCAATGAAATGCTAGATGATTTAGAGAAGCATATCATTGAAGTATCAACCATGCTTGTTGAGAAAGTATTAGAAGGATACACATTCAATGAATCGGAAATATTGATTTCTCTAGAAAAGGAACTTGAAAACTACCATGCAAGTTCATGA
- a CDS encoding F0F1 ATP synthase subunit gamma: MKRSLSAISKRKKAIKTTQKITNAMKLVSISKLQQYKYTLDQFETIHAKLTAIEFVEEVSDKPPLYIAFYPDLGLVSSYSRKLNETIIGLDDPMLLVVGTQEYRWLTENNFNVVNDIIQSETLEIEIILEMSALYQETHNIIVLQPSYSLDGNVIFTKIHTHKTMIQRYNQIYEPSYVVANHAFQSSYIKCAVLRGYYTSKSVEYTMRRIAMEKACDSAEDMLRNLQLQYNRLRQEKITVELSDLMPEEG; encoded by the coding sequence ATGAAACGTAGTCTTTCAGCAATCTCTAAACGCAAAAAAGCAATAAAGACAACACAAAAAATTACAAATGCTATGAAACTAGTGTCAATTAGCAAACTTCAGCAATACAAGTATACACTTGATCAATTTGAAACGATACACGCAAAATTAACAGCAATCGAGTTTGTAGAAGAAGTCTCTGACAAACCACCGCTTTATATTGCTTTTTATCCCGACTTAGGACTTGTATCGTCTTACAGTCGCAAACTAAATGAAACAATTATTGGTCTTGATGATCCAATGCTGTTAGTTGTTGGGACACAGGAATATAGGTGGTTGACAGAGAATAATTTTAATGTAGTCAACGATATCATTCAAAGTGAAACCCTTGAAATAGAAATTATATTAGAGATGTCCGCATTGTATCAAGAGACTCACAATATTATTGTATTACAACCAAGTTATAGTTTGGATGGTAACGTAATATTTACCAAAATTCACACACACAAAACGATGATTCAACGCTATAATCAAATCTATGAACCAAGTTATGTAGTTGCAAATCATGCATTTCAATCATCATACATTAAGTGTGCTGTGTTAAGAGGATACTATACAAGCAAATCTGTAGAGTATACGATGCGTCGAATTGCAATGGAAAAGGCATGTGATAGCGCTGAAGATATGTTAAGAAATCTTCAACTACAATATAATCGATTACGACAAGAGAAAATTACAGTTGAATTATCTGATTTAATGCCAGAGGAGGGATAA